The following are encoded together in the Mustela nigripes isolate SB6536 chromosome 11, MUSNIG.SB6536, whole genome shotgun sequence genome:
- the C11H16orf92 gene encoding fertilization-influencing membrane protein, translating into MKALGKGGPKVSSDAGTWGKGPSSQCFLSPLTAELMLRMTPGYDITEPPTLSQERKGHEAAAVGVGMGVAGWAGGRGNRHRLCSLAPSQESTNTLARGAESLYFIDRPDFFDYPDSDQARLLAVAQFIGEKPVIFVNSGSTSDFFHHILVGALVVAFFFLLYQFCTHM; encoded by the exons ATGAAGGCCCTGGGCAAGGGGGGTCCTAAAGTGTCTTCTGATGCGGGGACTTGGGGGAAGGGTCCCAGCTCCCAGTGCTTTCTCTCGCCCCTCACCGCAGAGCTCATGCTCAGAATGACCCCAGGCTATGACATCACAGAGCCCCCAACCCTGTCCCAGGAGCGGAAGGGTCATGAGGCTGCGGCAGTGGGCGTGGGCATGGGCGTGGCTGGCTGGGCTGGCGGCCGTGGAAACAG ACATAGACTTTGTTCCCTAGCACCCAGCCAGGAGAGCACCAACACCTTGGCTCGGGGAGCAGAGTCTCTGTACTTCATAGACAGACCCGACTTCTTTGATTACCCAGACTCAGACCAAGCCAGGCTCCTGGCTGTGGCCCAGTTTATCGGAGAGAAACCGGTCATCTTTGTTAACTCAG GATCCACCTCCGATTTCTTCCATCACATCTTGGTGGGCGCCCTGGTAGTGGCCTTCTTCTTCCTGCTTTACCAGTTCTGCACACACATGTAA